A genomic region of Plasmodium falciparum 3D7 genome assembly, chromosome: 11 contains the following coding sequences:
- a CDS encoding oxysterol-binding protein, putative encodes MIGGKYLNIKIFGEKRNSLGSNKTSDNTINNNNVNYIKRKKNNNKKDQEKKYNDNNYEEEYIKKRKSKPGSLYNNIDKSKIYRDKKIIHEGWLNKWTNIIGSYRPRYFILENGLLRYSLDKYSPTKESFVLTHCKIKVCPDDQLHFEIDTNEQGVLYLKANSPEDKHKWYISFKKAQLNYINGNNYKNKNGHHNIPDAVQTFNMSNNSLFLKNIIKNSSKCIKREDQHLDDPIKNTNNQTKKELSNNNKEIIEKEKNVDCIIVNKIQENVKGDESNNIVKNVIYERDDKDVPYERKDICMSHDKNYRSPLYIDNDNMSSYSKINKNANIKYKSNEYIFYKDDNVEKLSSSSSSTLDTSEFIEKMNSYNKKYNLEDMFISSTDFEDKSPTLCLMKNIISLKEMTTDVLKGSEYYQARSILNKKLKNNIKKGVNSNIIVDVNNNIIVDVNNNIIGDVNNNIIVDVNNNIIGDVNNNIIGDVNNNMIGDVNNNIIVDVNNNMIGDVNNNMIGDVNNNMIGDANDYVNNNFSNGNNLQIKSDELLSLLSQLYFSIQYAHIIIEKYIQCTELLLKEESIHSKYMNQSLKLLAKQNYYLEKSQEINNLTHMEEEIKDKLKHFQLYQCATLSEEDEEEEDKEMYNSSKQIKQKKQQQEDLFYDCDEFIYDKNILSNDVFEDESKNSISLYSSEGDKNENSDKIKKVHNTNNIPDQNRTYNNEHMLTTHSTINNKNEKMNAHIDEHYYNYINNDQENEKTFSHQTSEQRSLNIKTKSSDHDDNITTIQEDCTTDVFLKTILNNKNINETKRNTVSTEDDIALGDVRDGLITCDVYKKDHFVCDDSVEDKDIIRKRMGIEDDHGNNEDVHGNNEDVHGNNEDVHGNNEDVHGNNKDVHNNNKDDHNNNDNICVKDTSKNKTIYRDNHKCDICPCDNHLYDKNNLDNHLKSINFSLIPSCNSKNIKALNFKDIEIYTDKSIKRRKKLPSPRTEIKISMWSLLKDCIGKDLSRIGMPIYLNEPSSFLQRLAEDFQYIYLLKYASNEKESTSRLAFVTAFTISPYASVIGRTYKPFNPLLGETYELTHRKFRFISEQVVHHPPITAYHCHNEYMENYASIMANVHILGKSVEVTMPGSSHLILKYKKTMMSQNNLEKKINNYIHNNIHNNIHNNKVKEGNTESNMINNYNFCGKKKHTHDTYIHTDGMSNDINSKNDTSEQIQNELLNDNMQSEENGNNCMPPIRKEFYKDRGTCKNTKDGDNNDGHNNDDNNDDDNNDDDNNDDDNNDGHNNDDNNDDDNDGHNNGHNNCHNNGHNNDDHLLYDQEHYTYERANMIIHNVIFGKLWVELHGNIIIRNHNNGDFSIVKYIRKGWFEKEIHNVRGVVCDRYKNIIFFIYGKWSQEIYIAYVKDMKKLEYDNYFFNEDGSENIYHYNKNTLNEFINTIDWQLYENNIENLNSICVWKAHKRPHNSEQYYGFNYMTVELNEITKEYDKDKGAAIACTDSRFRPDQRYYENGNIEVAMNEKQRLENKQRQNAKKFNNTNKYEPKWFYKHKDPIFNDRDIYLFNNKYWITKDKNQFSDTPDIF; translated from the coding sequence atgataGGTGGTaagtatttaaatataaaaatttttggAGAGAAACGTAATTCATTAGGTAGCAATAAAACTTCAGATAATacgataaataataataatgtaaattatataaaaaggaaaaaaaataataataagaaagatcaagaaaaaaaatataatgataataattatgaagaagaatatataaagaaaagaaaatcaaAACCAggatcattatataataatatagacaAAAGTAAAATTTATCgagataaaaaaattatacatgaAGGATGGTTAAATAAATGGACTAATATTATTGGAAGTTATAGACCtagatattttattttagaaAATGGATTATTAAGATATTCACTTGATAAATATTCTCCTACGAAAGAGTCTTTTGTATTAACACATTGTAAAATTAAAGTATGTCCAGATGATCAATTACATTTTGAAATCGATACAAACGAACAAGGTgtgttatatttaaaagcAAACTCACCAGAAGATAAACATAAATGGTATATCTCTTTTAAAAAAGCACAactaaattatattaatggtaataattataaaaacaaaaatggaCATCATAATATACCTGATGCAGTACAAACATTTAATATGtctaataattctttatttttaaaaaatattattaaaaattcatCCAAATGTATTAAAAGGGAAGATCAACATTTGGATGATCCTATAAAGAACACTAACAATCAAACAAAAAAGGAGTtgtctaataataataaagaaataatagaaaaagaaaaaaacgtTGATTGTATTATAGTTAATAAAATTCAGGAAAATGTAAAAGGGGACGAATCtaataatattgtaaaaaatgTGATATACGAAAGGGATGATAAAGATGTGCCATATGAAAGAAAAGATATATGTATGTCacatgataaaaattatagaagTCCTTTATATATTGACAATGATAATATGTCATCATATAGtaagataaataaaaatgcaaatattaaatataaatcaaatgaatatattttttataaagatgataatgttgaaaaattatcatcatcatcatcatccaCCTTGGATACATCTGAATTTattgaaaaaatgaatagttataataaaaaatataatctaGAAGATATGTTTATTAGTTCAACAGATTTTGAAGATAAAAGTCCAACCTTATGTTtaatgaagaatataatatctCTCAAGGAAATGACAACGGATGTTTTAAAGGGTTCTGAGTATTATCAAGCCAGatctatattaaataaaaaattaaaaaataatattaaaaagggtgttaatagtaatattattgttgatgttaataataatattattgttgatgttaataataacattattggtgatgttaataataatattattgttgatgttaataataacattattGGTGATGTTAATAACAACATTATTGGTGATGTTAATAACAACATGATTGgtgatgttaataataatattattgttgaTGTTAATAACAACATGATTGGTGATGTTAATAACAACATGATTGGTGATGTTAATAACAACATGATTGGTGATGCTAATGATTATGTTAATAACAATTTTAGTAATGGTAATaatttacaaataaaaagtGATGAATTACTTTCCTTATTATCACAACTATACTTTTCCATACAATATgctcatattattatagagaaatatatacaatgtaccgaattattattaaaggaAGAATCCATACAttctaaatatatgaatCAGTCTTTAAAACTTTTAGCcaaacaaaattattatcttgAAAAATCCCAAGAAATTAATAATCTTACTCATAtggaagaagaaataaaagataaattaaaacaCTTTCAACTTTATCAATGTGCTACTTTAAGTGAAGAGgacgaagaagaagaagataaagaaatgtataattcatcaaaacaaataaaacagaaaaaaCAACAGCAAGaggatttattttatgattgtgatgaatttatttatgataaaaatatattatcaaatgaCGTTTTTGAAGACGAATCCAAAAACTCTATCAGCTTATATAGTAGTGAGGGAGATAAGAATGAAAACtcagataaaataaaaaaggtgCATAATACAAATAACATACCAGATCAAAATCGTACCTATAATAATGAACACATGTTAACAACACATAGtactattaataataaaaatgaaaagatgAATGCTCATATAGAtgaacattattataattatattaataatgatcaggaaaatgaaaaaactTTTTCACATCAAACATCAGAGCAAAGaagtttaaatataaaaacaaaatctAGTGatcatgatgataatataactaCCATTCAAGAGGATTGTACAACAGATGTTTTTCTGAAAACAattttgaataataaaaatattaatgaaacAAAAAGGAATACGGTGAGTACAGAGGATGATATTGCTCTTGGCGATGTGAGGGACGGTTTAATAACATGCGATGTTTATAAAAAGGATCATTTTGTGTGTGATGACAGTGTGGAGGATAAGGATATAATACGCAAACGAATGGGGATTGAAGATGATCATGGCAATAATGAAGATGTTCATGGCAATAATGAAGATGTTCATGGCAATAATGAAGATGTTCATGGCAATAATGAAGATGTTCATGGCAATAATAAAGATGttcataacaataataaagatgatcataacaataatgataatatttgtGTAAAGGACACGAGTAagaataaaacaatatatagaGATAATCACAAATGTGATATATGCCCTTGTGATAATCATTTATATGACAAAAACAATTTAGATAATCATTTGAAAAGTATTAATTTTTCACTTATCCCTTCGTGTAattctaaaaatataaaagcatTAAATTTTAAAGATATCGAAATATATACTGATAAAAGTATTaagagaagaaaaaaacTACCGAGCCCTAGAacagaaataaaaattagtATGTGGTCTCTTTTAAAAGATTGCATAGGAAAGGATTTATCGCGTATAGGTATGcccatatatttaaatgagCCTTCTTCATTTCTTCAAAGATTAGCTGAagattttcaatatatatatttattaaaatatgcgtcaaatgaaaaagaaagcACAAGTCGATTAGCTTTTGTAACAGCATTTACTATATCACCATACGCTTCAGTCATAGGAAGAACGTATAAACCATTTAATCCTTTACTTGGGGAAACATATGAATTGACACATAGAAAGTTTCGTTTTATATCAGAGCAGGTGGTTCATCACCCTCCTATAACAGCATATCATTGtcataatgaatatatggaAAATTATGCAAGTATTATGGCTAATGTTCATATATTGGGAAAATCCGTTGAGGTCACGATGCCTGGATCAAGTCATCTGATCCTTAAGTACAAGAAAACAATGATGTCTCAAAATaatttggaaaaaaaaataaataattatattcataataatattcataataatattcataataataaggtGAAGGAGGGAAATACAGAATCAAACatgattaataattataatttttgtggaaaaaagaaacatacacatgatacatatatacacacagATGGAATGtctaatgatataaattcaaaaaatgatACAAGCGAACAAATtcaaaatgaattattaaatgataatatgcaAAGTGAGGAGAACGGAAATAATTGTATGCCCCCTATAAGGAAAGAATTTTATAAGGACAGAGGAACATGTAAGAACACAAAagatggtgataataatgatggtcataataatgatgataataatgatgatgataataatgatgatgataataatgatgatgataataatgatggtcataataatgatgataataatgatgatgataatgatggtCATAATAATGGTCATAATAATTGTCATAATAATGgtcataataatgatgaccatttattatatgatcaAGAACACTACACATATGAAAGAGCAAATATGATTATCCACAATGTAATATTTGGAAAGCTATGGGTTGAACTCCACgggaatataataatacgtaatcataataatggaGACTTTTCAAtcgttaaatatataagaaaaggatggtttgaaaaagaaattcATAATGTTAGAGGTGTAGTTTGTGATAGgtataaaaacataattttttttatttatgggAAATGGTcacaagaaatatatattgcatATGTAAAAGATATGAAGAAATTagaatatgataattatttttttaatgaagaTGGTAgtgaaaatatttatcattataataaaaatacattgaatgaatttattaatactatTGATTGGCAactatatgaaaataatatagaaaatttaAATTCTATATGTGTATGGAAAGCACATAAAAGACCTCACAACTCAGAACAATATTATGGTTTCAATTATATGACTGTTGAATTAAACGAAATAACAAAAGAATATGATAAAGATAAAGGAGCAGCTATCGCCTGTACAGATAGTAGATTTAGACCAGATCAAAGATACTATGAAAATGGTAATATAGAGGTTGCTATGAATGAAAAACAAAGATTAGAAAATAAACAAAGACAAAACgcaaaaaaatttaataatacaaataaatatgaaccTAAATGGTTTTACAAACATAAAGATCCTATATTTAATGATAGAGATATCTATttgtttaataataaatattggATAACCAAAGATAAAAATCAATTCTCCGACACACCcgatatattttaa